Part of the Candidatus Babeliales bacterium genome is shown below.
TTAACAGGTAAAAATTTTGAACAGCAAAGCAATGTGAGTATTGCATGAAGAATAAAGAAGAAGTAATACGAGTTGATGGAATTGTGAAAGAGACTTTACCAAATGCAATGTTTCGAGTAGCGATTGAAGGTGGGCATATAGTTTTAGGGCATGTGTCAGGTAAGATGCGTATGCATTATATTCGCATTTTGCCCGGTGATAGGGTTGCGTTAGAATTATCTCCGTACGATTTGACACGTGGAAGAATTGTGTTGCGATATAAGGATTAGGTGGAAAAGGTTATATTATGAAGGTTCGAACATCAGTTAAAGCTATTTGTAATGAATGTCGTATTATTAAGCGTAAAGGTGTTGTGCGCGTGATTTGTAATAAGAGCCCTAAGCATAAGCAGCGACAAGGTTAATAAGGAAATATAGAGTATGGCTAGAATTGAAGGTGTTAATTTACCAGCAAATAAACGAGTAGAGTATAGTTTGCCGTATATTTTTGGAATTGGTCTTGTGGGTGCGCAAGATATTTTGACTAAAGTTGGTATCAGTTTCGATACGCGAGTAAAAGATTTAACTGATACTGAGATAGCGGCAATTCAAAAAGAGATAACCGACAATTATAAAGTTGAAGGGGAATTGCGCAAAGAAATTACGTTGAATATTAAGCGTTTGCAAGAAATTGGCTCTTATAGAGGGCTGCGCCATAAGCGTGGGCTACCTGTTCGTGGTCAACGTACAAAGACGAATGCACGTACGCGCAAGGGTCCAAAGAAAAATCCAATAGCGTTAAAGCGTAAAGTAACTAAGAAATAATAATGCAGTAGGGGTTTTGATTACATGGCTTATAAAAAGAAACCAAAAAAACAAAAACAAAAAATAGCATCAGCCATTGCGCATGTTAAATCAACATTTAACAATACTATCGTTTCGATTACGACAATGGAAGGTGATGTTTTATTTTGTTCAAGCGCAGGGCGCTTAGGATTTAAAGGGTCTCGTAAAAGTACTCCTTTTGCGGCATCGCAGATTGCATCTACTTTAGCAAAGGAAATGCAGATTGTTGGAGTTAAAAATTTGGAAATAAATATGCAGGGACCGGGTTCTGGTAGAGATTCGGTTGTTCGTGCTTTCCAATCTGCAGGTATAACTGTTTCTATGTTGCGTGATGTTACACCATTGCCACATAACGGTTGCCGAGCTCCTAAAAAACGACGTGTATAATTAAAAAGTTTATCATTTTTTGTGAGATAAGGGTGCCATGGCAGTTGTAAGAGAAGAATCAACCGAAAAGCAGCAGCAAAAAGCTCCGCGAAGAAAAGTTTCTGAATATGGAAAACAACTTCAAGAAAAACAAAAAGTTAAAGAAATGTATGGATTGCGCGAGCGGCAATTTAAACGTTTTTTTGCAGTAGCAAGTAAACAGCGAGATGGTGGTCCAGGTGAGAACTTGTTAAGTTTGCTTGAGCGCAGGCTAGATAATACGGTATACAAATTAAAAATGGCTACGACACGGACGCAAGCACGTCAAATTATTACTCATGGACATGTTTTAGTCAATGGGAAAAAAGTATATTCACCATCTTTTTTAGTGTCATCTGAAGATGTTATTTCGCTTTCACAACGTGTAATAAAAATGGAAACATTTTTAAAGGATGTTGTTGAAAAGAGAATGAAGATTGGCATTAAGGTTCCTGATTGGTTGGAATTGGATAAAAAAGACAGAGTTGGTCGTGTTCTTCGTCTTCCAGTTCGTGCTGATATTCAAGTGCCCATTGAAGAGCGTTTGATTGTAGAATTATACTCGAAGTAATAGATAGTTGAAAGTCCAGGTAAGCAGGAGGTTGAATGACTAAGAATAGGGAATACAAACCACTTATCATTCCACAGTTGAAATGGGAAAAAAAGACGCTAAGTGAAACCTGCGGCGAATTAGTAGTTCAACCGCTTGAACCGGGTTTTGGAATAACGATTGGAAATTCGTTACGAAGAATTTTACTTAGTGGCGTTGAAGGGTCTGCAATAACATCAATAATTATAAAAGGTGTTAATAATGAATTTTCAGCAATACCAGGTGTTGTTGAAGATGCTATGCAGATTGTTCTTAATATAAAAAATATCATCATTCGCAATAGAGAAGGTAAACCCGGAAAAATGCGTTTGACTAAGAAAGGTGAATCTGAAGTATCTGTTAAAGATATTATTGCAGATGAACATCTTGAATTGGTTAATAAAGATTATATTTTTGCGCATGTTGCATTTGATGGTGAACTGGATATTGAATTTTTTGTTGAATCCGGACGTGGATATCAACAAGCTCAATGGCCGATAGATAAGCCTTACCAAGATGATTTTAGAATTTACTTGGATGCTATGTTTTCTCCGATACGTAAAGTTATGTTTGATGTTGAAAAAACACGTGTTGGCGATGCTATTGATTATGATAAATTAATTTTGCGCATTCATACTAATGGTTCTGAAAACCCCGTTGATGCATTGCATTATGCAGTTTCAGTTCTTCGTACACAACTTGAACATTTTCTTGAAAGTACTGAGATTCCATTTAATGAAATATCTCGTCTCCCAGAAGAGAAAATAGAGAAGGTACCGTTAAAGACTAACGATTCAAGTCTTAAAGGAGTACCAGTTGATTTACTATTAAAGCCAATTGAAGAATTAGAACTTTCAGTACGAGCTCATAATTGCTTGATTAATGCGGGCATTAATCGTGTTATTGACTTAGTTAATGTTGCTGAAGACGATGCGTTGAAAATTAAGAACTTTGGTCGTAAATCATTAAACGAAGTCAAAGAAAGTATGAAAGCATTTGGTCTTTCTTTTGGTATGAATATTAATGAAGAAAATGTTAAGAAGATCTTAGGTCAGGGATAATATTTCTGTTTTAAGCAAGGTACAAGAAAATGGTACATCAGAATGGTCGAAAAAAATTAAACCTTAAGGCGCCTCATAGAAGGGCAATGCTCCGTAATCAAGCAATACATTTGATTAATTATGGACATTTAGTTTCAACTAAGGCGCGCGTTAAGGAGACAAAACGCCTTGTTGAGCGCGCTGTCACTATTGCACGTGAAGGTAATACATTTAATGCTCGTCGTCGTGTGCAGGCATTATTACCATATGACGTTGATGCAGTTATTAAGCTATTTAAAGAAATTGCTCCACAATATGTTTCTCGTCCAGGTGGATATACGCGAATTATTCCTCTTGGTAAACGTATGAGCGATACAGCAACTGTTGCTCGTTTGGAATGGGTTTAAAATGACTAAAGTAGCTTCTGAACAGCTATCCTTCCCTGAAACAGTTGAGCATATACAACGTGTGCTTGAAGAATTACGCCCTGCCATCATTAATGATGGTGGGGATGTTCATTTTATACGATTTGAAAATAGTACGGTCTTTGTTCAATTATCCGGCGCATGCGTAAGCTGCCCCATTTCATTTATTACTCTTAAGATGGGTCTTGAAGCTCAACTTAAAGAAAAAGTTCCTGGTGTCGATTCAGTTGTATCTATTGACGATCTTTAATTTCTTTTATAAATTTTTTAGATTGTTGTCTTTTCTTGATCTCCTTTGATATATTCAAATTGAAGTCTAATTTGATTACTTGTTTATATAAAGGAAGAGTTATGAAAAAAAAATTAATCCTTATTGTCAGTTGCAGTTCGTTCCGTGATACGGGTGGTGAGACAAAAAAGAGTATGAAGCTTTTTAAATATATGACATGTGTTGCAATGTTATGTGCTATTGGTTTTGTGAACGGACGAGGCAAAAATCCTTCTCAGCAGCAAGGAGCGCAACAACAACAGCAACAAATACCACAGCAACAAATACCACAGCAACAGCCACAATTGCCAGTTGTAACAAAAGAGCGAGTTGCGACAACCGTTGATGAATTAATGAAAGCGTCAGTGCCGTGGGATGCGAAAACACAGGAAAAGTATGATCAAATTAAGTCTAAATTATCATCGCAACAGGAGAATGATTTGCTTAATATGTACACGCCAAAATATCAGGCATGGCAGGTTAAGCAAGGACAATTGTTTCAAAAGCCACAGCAGCAGCCAGGGCAACAAAAGAAACAATCATTAACACTTGATCAAATGTTACAACAACAGCAAGAAGTGAAGCAACCATTAACAAAAGAACAGTTGTTGACGTTAGAGGATGTTGGTTCAGGGGCATTAGATCGAGCAAAGTCATTATTATATTGGGGTGGAGGTAAGTTAGGAAGCGCTTGGGAAAAATCAAAAGAGGCGGCATCAAGCGCATGGGAGAGTACTGTTGGTGAATATGGATCTAGTATGGGAGGTTGGAAATATCTCTTACCGGGAGCACTTCTTTTTTCTGGTTCTGGTGCTTTGGTTGCTGGGGCTAGTGCTGCAGCCACAGCTTTGTGGGCACTTGGTGGGTCTGCAGCGGTACTGACGTTATCAAATACATTTGATCGATTAAATTATGCCTATAAAACCGGTAATTTATCCGAGGCAGCCTATTTAGATGAGATAAAAAAGCAATTAGCACTAGTATTGAATGATCAGGCAGCATATCCATATTATACAAGTAAGATTGAAGCATTAAGATCTCAAACAGAGTTATACCCTATGCATCAAGATGAATTTGGAGTAGCAAAAAAAGCTCATGAAGCATTGCTTAATGAGAGTTATCAAAAAGCTGGGAAAATAGCGACTATTCCGAAAGAAAAAGAAAAGGAAGATAAATTTTTTCAGATGATTACTGACATACGAGAGAAACATGGGTATGATCCAACAAATCTTATTTCATATATACAAAATTTGGAAAGAGGAACTGCTTTGATTGAAGCGCAAGCTTTAGTATCAGAATATAACAGAGCAAAGAATAGAGAAATAATACGCGAAAAACAAGCACAAGAAGTAAGGCAAAAAAAAGCAAAAAAAATTGAGCAAATTAAAATACAAATATCAGCTCCATCAGCGCTACCAGTTACGTCAAAATTTTAATAATTATAGTGCGCGGTATGTAATTACATTTGAGTATATGCTGGTGTAATTTAGGTGTGAGTATAGAAGTAAATAATAATAAAGCTAAGCGGTGATAAAAAGAAATTACCGCTTAGCTTTTATAAAAAATGAGAATAATATGAAAAATAAATTGATTATTTCTATTGCTTTATTAGCCGTGGTGACGCACTCACACGTGAAAGGTGAATTAGCGAGCCGAGAACCATCAACTGGAGAGCGAGAAGCTCTTGCTCGTAGTGGAGGTATAAACAATGCCAGCTTAACACAAGAAGAAGAAAAGATATCTCGCAAAGGTGGGTCTGCGTATAATGCGCAGATGACTTCACGATATGAAGAAAGAGAACGCGGCGGCGCTATTAATAATGTTTATTTTACTGAAAGTGTGGAAAAACGACAACGGACGGGTGGGGTTCATAATGCACGTTTAACCGAGGATATAGAAAAAAAACAGCGTAGCGGTCTTATTAATAATACGCAATCAACAGCACATGAAGAATCGAAAGCGCCGGATAGTGATAATGCTTCTCGTTTAACATCATTGGCAGAGAAAGAATCGCATCAGCCATATTGAAATTTGCTATTTATCCCTGTTCGATAATGCTGACAGTGCTTCCTTGAACTCCTTTTTCAATGAAAAACTGTACGGGAAACTGATCTTTCATGTTTGGAAGGTGAGAAACGATAATAATTTTTGAAAAATCATCTTGTATTTTATGTAAAGCATCCATAATATGTCCAAGACCTTCTTCGTCCTGAGAGCCAAATCCTTCGTCAATAATAAGTGTTTGCAATGCTGTGCCTGCACGTCGCGCAAGAAGTTTTGAAATTGCTATGCGTAGTGCAAAATCGATACGAAATGCTTCACCGCCTGAAAAAAGTTCATACGGTCTGATGCCTGCTTGATCAGAAATTTTAATATCTAATGTTTCTTTAGTGCCGCCTTTTTTTAAATCACGTAATGATTCAATAAAAATTTGTGCTTGATTGTTGGTTAGGCGTGATAATAGATAATTTGCTTCTTGCTCAATTTCTGGAATAGCTTCTTCAATGAGTAATGCTTGAATGCCGTCTTTTCCTGTTGCTGTTGCAATGGTTTGGTAATCTTCAATGATAGTATTTAATCGAGTAATATTAGCTTGTTCCTTTTGAAATTCATTATTAATTTTTGTCATGTGCTTTTGTTGGTTTTCAATACTACCTTGGGTGTGCGTAAGACGTTCTTTGTTTGATTTGAGAAGTATATGTTGTGATTCAAGTTCTTTTTCTCTGTTTTGTAATGTATGTAGCTGTGCGTCGAGGTTACCTAAATTTATACGATTATTTTCAATAGTGTGTAGTGCAAGTTTATTATTTTTTAGTAGAGCGCACAGTTTGTTAATTTCATTTTTTCGTTGTCCTTGTTGTGCAATATCTTGGTTAACTGTTTCATAATCAACTAATTGAAGTTCAATAAGTTGTAGTTTTTCTTGGTCTTTTTTGTACTTATCTTCATTATATATATTTTCTTGCAAGTGTTGTTCTATGAGATGCTTTTTTTGGATAATAGCCTGATATTCTTTATCCTCTATTTGATTGCTATAGGCTTCTTGATAAGTAATATTTTGTTGGTGGATGGTAATAGCATTTGTTTGTAGGATGATTTGATTACTTATCTGTGCACATTGTGTAATAAGTTCTGCACTATTATGAGCTATTTTTGTGCGAGTAGCGTTTAAATCAGCAATTTTTAAGGTTAAAGATAGTGCTTGTTGAAGTTGTTCTTTATCTTTAGTGATCTGGGCATGTTGATTGATGAGAATTTCTTTTAATGTAGGGATGATTTTTTTTAGTCGACGTAAGCGATGTGTTAGGAATGATTCTTGTTTTTCAAAATTAAGTTTTAGAAAACGTCTACGTGAAGCAGATAAGTTTTGTTCGCATAATGGACAACTTGGATCATCATCATGCACAAGTTTTTTTTTGTTAGATAGACTATTAAGTTCACTATTAATCCAGTTGCCTAATGAGACAAAATGTTGATAGGTAGCTTTGCGTTTTTCAAGATGTGCTTCTTGTTGTTCTACTGTAGTTGTTTTTTGTTGTATGAATGATAATTCTTCTTCATGTTGTATAATTTGTTTGGCTATATCACTATCATCCACTTGACATTGATGTATATGTTTTTCATGCGTAAATAGCGATGTTTGATAGTTGTTTTTTTCAGCGATTAATCGTTCTAGTGCAAGGTGTAAAATATTATTTTTTTTGAGATATTCATTTTTATGGTGTTGCTCAATATGATTGATTTGTTTGGTAAGATTAAGAAGCGTTTCGCGTTGTTCAAGATTTTTTTGAAATAACTGTTGATGGTGAGTAATGGCAGTAATTATTTTATTTTTTGTTAATTCAAGATCATTAATGTTAGGGAGATCTTGTTTTTTTTTATTAATTATACGCCATTCAGTTATTAATTCTTTAAGTTGTTTCGTTTGTAATGTAATCTGTTCATTAATTTGTTGGGCCTGAAATGTAAAATTATTATAGAGCTGTTGTTTTTCATTATAAGCTATACGATTATTTGTATGAAGTGTATTAGCAGTAATCCATTCTTTCTCTGTTTGTTCGAATATGCTTAATTCATGAGTAAGCTTTGCAAATTCGATAGCAATTGTTTCTTGAGCAGTAAGTTCCTGTGTTCTTTGTTCTTGTAGGGTTATTAAAACTGTTTTTTTTGTATAAGCATCTTTTATTTTTTCTAGTGCTAAAGTACGTATTACTTCATATTGATTAAGACCTAAAATGGTTGCTAAAATTTGTTTACGGTCCTTTGGTGTTTTTTTTGAAAATTCATTTGAGCTTCCTTGACGTAAAAACGCTGAGTTAGAAAATGATTCAAAATCAAGACGTAATGTTTGTTCAATCTTTTGTTGCGTAGTTTTAATTGTTTTATCAGTAAGTGGAATAAATGTTTCGGATTGACTATCTATTATTCCAAATTCAAGAGAGTTTATTGGTTTACCGTATGTTTCCATATATTCGCGGCGAACTCTATATTTTTTGTTGTTAAAAATGAAATCAAAAACAACGAGCATTTTTGTTTGACCTAATCGTAGTAACCCTTGATCAGCCTTTGCTGCACCAGATACTTTTCGTGCTTGACCCCACAGAGCCCATGTCATTGCATCTAATAATGCTGATTTTCCATGCCCATTTTTACCGGAGAGACAAATGAGTGAGTAGGATGTAAAATCAATCGTTTGTAATGTTGGACCGTAGCTTAAAAAATTTTTAATTTGTAGCTTTTGTGGAATCATAGTAATTATCCTCTGTTATTATGTGCGATTAGTGTAACACTAGCTTTATTTGTTTCATAGGCCAATTGTCAGAATAGCAAGCAAAAGGTATAGTAAAAACAAGACTATAAAAACATTAATGTGGAGATAGAGATGATGAAAGAAATAATTTTTCGTGAATATGATATTCGTGGTCTTGTTGATAATGAATTGATAATTGATGATGTGTATGATCTTGGTTGTGCGATAGCCTTTTATTTAGTTCAATTAAATAAAAAAATAAAAACAGTAGCGGTGGGAATGGATGTAAGGCAACACTCACCTATCATTAAAGATAATTTATGTCGTGCGCTAATTGAAAGCGGATTAGATGTTGTTTTTGTGGGAGTTTGTACTACGCCAATGATTTATTTTGCAACAAATACTATGCAAATTGATGCGGCTATTATGGTTACCGCTTCTCATAATCCCAAAGAATATAATGGGATGAAGATATGTTTAGGCACCCATGCTTTATGGGGTAAAGATATTAAAGAAATTGGTAGATTATATTATGCAAAAAAACATTGTAGTACCATAGCTCATGGTGTATATAGTGAGCATGCGCTGAAACAAGATTATATAGCATGGCATAGAGAAAAATTTAATCATTTAAAAGGTAGTGACCTTAAAGCAGTTATTGATTGTGGTAATGGTTCAGCCGGTATTGTGTTGCCAACAATTATTGCAATGATGGAGTGGAAGAATATTCAACTATTGTATTCAGATGTTGATGGTACATTTCCTAATCATGAGGCTGATCCGACACATATAAAAAATATGCGAGATGTACAAGATTGCTTGCGAACTACAGATGCAGTTGTTGGGATTGGCTTTGATGGCGATGCTGATCGCATGGGAGCGATGACAAAAGAAGGTGAGTTAGTATCAGGGGACAAACTTATTGCACTTTTTGCTCAACCTATGGTTAAACAGTACCCATCAATGGTTGTTGTATATAATGTTGTCTGTTCTGCAGGGCTTACTGAACTACTTGAATCGTGGGGCGCTCGGGTGGTGATAACACCAGTGGGTTGTTCAATTATTAAAGAAACCATGGAACAACAAAATGCAATGCTCGGTGGCGAAACAAGCGGGCATTTCTTTTTTAGAGATCGTCATTTTGGGTATGACGATGGTATTTATGCAATGTTTCGCTTAATTGAACTACTTATACAGACAAAAAAAGATTTATCTCAATTGCTAGCGATATTTCCTGCAAAAGTTACTTCACCAGAATTTCGTATTGCTTGTGATGAAGAAAATAAGCATGCTATTGTACATGAAATAAAAAATCTATTTTATCAGCAAAAAAATGTGAAAATCATTGCTATTGATGGCGTTCGAGTAATAACAGATTATGGATGGGGAATTATACGTGCGTCGAATACTCAACCGGTATTATCTATTCGTTTTGAAGCAAATACTCATGAGGATTTGCAACATGTAAAAGAAGATTTTGTTACCGTTTTATCACATTATTTTGATGATGAATATTTACGCGAACAGTTTCAGATGAATAATGAAGTTAATAATGAAAAATAGACTTGGTGTACATATTCGTATGCGTTCATCATTAAAAGAGTTATTAGAAAGAGCAGATTTTTTAAATCTATCCTTTTTTCAATGTTTTTTTGTACCTCAGGAAACGGGAAAATTAATTCGCGTTACTGATGTTGATGTATATGAATTTTTGAAAGTTCGTCGCTCGCAATTTGCAGATCTTTTTTGTCATGCATCATATTGGGTTAATTTATCAAGTCTGGGTAATAATGGTTATCCACAACTACGACGTGAAATTGCATTTGCTCGTCGACTTGAGTTTACACATCTTGTATTACATGCAGGGACTGCAAAAGGGGCAAAAAATAAGAATGATGGAATTGATGAATTGGCATATTCGCTTAATACTGTTTTAAGAAGAGACCGAGATATTGCAATTTTATTAGAAAATACCTGTCATGCTAATTTGGCGATAGGTAGTAATATTCTTGATTTTAAGCTGTTGCTTGAAAAACTTGATTATCCAGAACGAATTGGCTTTTGTATTGATACAGCACATGCCCATTCATTTGGGTATGATATTGTGCAAGAAGAACAACAGGATGCATTTATTGATTTTTTAGATGCAACGATTGGTATTGAACGTATTAGATTAATTCATTTGAATGATACGGTAGAGGGTTTAGGGTCTCATATTGATCGGCATGTCATTGTGGGTCAGGGCGTTATTGGTGATGATGCGCTTAAAAGATTTGTTATGCATCCAAAATTATGTCATATACCATTATTAATGGAGCTTCCTGAATTATCAGTTGAGCAGGAATTATTGGTGTTGGAAAAAGTTCGGTCGTGGTAATTAATTATCTTTGAGGAGAATAGTAATGATGCATATAGCAATTAGTGGATTTGGTAGGATCGGACGTTCTTTTTTACGATGTGTGTTGCAAGATAAAAATATACAGGAAAAAATGCGCGTTATTGCAATCAATGTGGGTAATTCAAATCCTGAACATATTGCACACATGTTTAAATATGATACATTAATGGGAACTTTTCAGGGAGCAGTGTCTGTTGAAAATAACGAACTAATTATTGGTGACTATCATATAAAAATTATTGCAGAGCTGGATCCAGAAAAATTGCCATGGAATGATCTACATATCGATTGGGTTGTTGATTGCACAGGACGTTTTACGGATCGTAATGATGCACAAAAACATATCATCGCAGGTGCTCAAAGAGTGTTGATATCAGCTCCTGCACATAATGAAGACATAGCAATCATTCCGGGGGTTAATGAACAATTATTTAATCCTGAATATCATAAAATAGTGTCACTTGGTAGTTGTACAACAAATGCATTCATGACAACACTTAAAGTGATGGATGATGCATTTACTATTATTCGTGGTTGTATGACAACAACACATGCTTACACTAATTCACAAGTATTACTTGATGTTGATGCACGAGATTTACGCTTTTCACGTGCAGCAGCGCTTAATATAATTCCAAGCACTACAGGAGCGTCAAAAATGCTTGCAAAAATTTTACCACACTTGGAAGGTAAAGTTTCTGCCGTTGCCATGCGCGTTCCTGTGGGAAAAGTATCATTAATTGATCTTGTGTTTGAAGCAAAACAAGATCTTTCATTAGAATCGATTCATCAGGCATTTATTGATGTTTCACGCAAGGGTATGAAAAATATTTTGGCAATAACTATGGAGCCACTTGTTTCAAGTGATTTTAATGGTGATCCACATTCAGTCATTATTGATGGTCTCTTAACTAACGTTAATGGAACAATGGGACAAGTTTTTGGTTGGTATGACAATGAATGGGGATACAGTATGCGTATGAAGGATTTTTTGGAATATGTAAGTGGATAAGTTTTATTTAATTACGCAGAATCAACATAATAATTTATAATTCAATAGTAATAATATTATTTTTATTGTGTGAGTAGTTTTTCCTGTCTTCAAAAATAGTATCAAGTTGGTTAATGATGATAGGTAATTGTCGTATAAAAGGCAACAATAAAAACTCAATATGAAAAAGACCACGATTTTTTTTTATATAGCTAATAGTCGTGAGGTAGTATATTATTTTTTTTATAATTATTTCGTCAGTTCTATAATCTTCAGGAATCCAGAGAGGATATGTTTTCCAGCAAATTGATGCTTGTATGAGTTTAGGATGGGGGTTAAAGTGACGTTCTGAAAATAATGGTTTAGTCACCTTATTTTTGGTATGTAGTCCTTGGAGATCAATGATTTGGAGAATATCAGCATGTGAGTGAAGTGAATAAATTTTTTTAAATAGTGGTGCATTAATCAAATGAGACGTATGTTTTTGGATGGGACATGCAAGTAAAATAGCCTTTGAGATAATAAGCTCAAATCCATCCGGATCAATTATCTCTGCCAAATGAAGAAGAACGTTACCGCCATGACTATGAGAAATAAGTATAATGTCAGGTTTGACGCCATAGGTTTTTTGATAATTTTGTACTACTAATTTAAGGTCATAAAAAAGATCATATGCAGCTTGTTTTCTTGAGCAAATATCAAGTTTACCCGACCATCCAAAGGTATAAAAATGGTTAAGATTAAATTGAGTAGGATCTATGGTTGACAATGTTTTTGCTTGTAAATATGAGTAATGAGTATCATCGTTTGTTATTTTATGTAAGTTTTGTTTATGATCAGACAATGCATTTGTTACATTATGAGCTATTTTTCCTAAAAAATTAGGCAAATATTCATTTAATCCATTTCCATGAACCCATAATTTACTTCCATGAATCCATACGGTAATGATAGGTGCTGGCGGAGGCGGTGGTGGGAAATATATCATGGTAATAATCCTTATTTGCTTGTTTAATTTATTCTATGCTTTAAATTTAACACAAATAGAAATTAGGTCAATAGGTGGTTTTGTAAAAAGTATGTTTCTTTGGCTGTGGATGAAGGATTTTTTGGAAAATAGATAATAAAATTAATAATTAACGCTGTATATATCGATATAGTAAGAATACAATAGCGATGCAACCAGTGATTCCTAAGCACTTAAGCCAGGTTTGGTATGTATCGAGAATAGGGGATTTATTAATAGTAGAAGTAGAAGAATTGACAGTATCGGGTTTTGTTGATTGTTTTCGAGAAATATTCTTAAACAGATCAGGATTATATGGTATATGTGGATCGTGAATATACTTATTTGTTAGGG
Proteins encoded:
- a CDS encoding type I glyceraldehyde-3-phosphate dehydrogenase, which encodes MMHIAISGFGRIGRSFLRCVLQDKNIQEKMRVIAINVGNSNPEHIAHMFKYDTLMGTFQGAVSVENNELIIGDYHIKIIAELDPEKLPWNDLHIDWVVDCTGRFTDRNDAQKHIIAGAQRVLISAPAHNEDIAIIPGVNEQLFNPEYHKIVSLGSCTTNAFMTTLKVMDDAFTIIRGCMTTTHAYTNSQVLLDVDARDLRFSRAAALNIIPSTTGASKMLAKILPHLEGKVSAVAMRVPVGKVSLIDLVFEAKQDLSLESIHQAFIDVSRKGMKNILAITMEPLVSSDFNGDPHSVIIDGLLTNVNGTMGQVFGWYDNEWGYSMRMKDFLEYVSG
- a CDS encoding phosphomannomutase/phosphoglucomutase, whose protein sequence is MMKEIIFREYDIRGLVDNELIIDDVYDLGCAIAFYLVQLNKKIKTVAVGMDVRQHSPIIKDNLCRALIESGLDVVFVGVCTTPMIYFATNTMQIDAAIMVTASHNPKEYNGMKICLGTHALWGKDIKEIGRLYYAKKHCSTIAHGVYSEHALKQDYIAWHREKFNHLKGSDLKAVIDCGNGSAGIVLPTIIAMMEWKNIQLLYSDVDGTFPNHEADPTHIKNMRDVQDCLRTTDAVVGIGFDGDADRMGAMTKEGELVSGDKLIALFAQPMVKQYPSMVVVYNVVCSAGLTELLESWGARVVITPVGCSIIKETMEQQNAMLGGETSGHFFFRDRHFGYDDGIYAMFRLIELLIQTKKDLSQLLAIFPAKVTSPEFRIACDEENKHAIVHEIKNLFYQQKNVKIIAIDGVRVITDYGWGIIRASNTQPVLSIRFEANTHEDLQHVKEDFVTVLSHYFDDEYLREQFQMNNEVNNEK
- a CDS encoding deoxyribonuclease IV; the protein is MKNRLGVHIRMRSSLKELLERADFLNLSFFQCFFVPQETGKLIRVTDVDVYEFLKVRRSQFADLFCHASYWVNLSSLGNNGYPQLRREIAFARRLEFTHLVLHAGTAKGAKNKNDGIDELAYSLNTVLRRDRDIAILLENTCHANLAIGSNILDFKLLLEKLDYPERIGFCIDTAHAHSFGYDIVQEEQQDAFIDFLDATIGIERIRLIHLNDTVEGLGSHIDRHVIVGQGVIGDDALKRFVMHPKLCHIPLLMELPELSVEQELLVLEKVRSW